The following DNA comes from Cellulomonas soli.
GTGATCCGCTCGTGGATCTTCACCCGCAGCTCGTCCGGGGCGACCTCCTGGCAGCCGCGCCGCACGACCGCCTTCATGACCCGCTCGACCTCGTGCTCCTCGAGGCAGCCCGTGCAGTGCGACAGGTGCGCGGAGACCACGTCCTGGTCGGGCGCGGTGA
Coding sequences within:
- the rsrA gene encoding mycothiol system anti-sigma-R factor, with the translated sequence MSQGQISQGQISQGQAAHAASQASDCGCPEALDRLWEYLDAELTAPDQDVVSAHLSHCTGCLEEHEVERVMKAVVRRGCQEVAPDELRVKIHERITVLRVRGVLPE